In Methanomicrobium antiquum, one DNA window encodes the following:
- a CDS encoding GIY-YIG nuclease family protein — protein sequence MKQTGIYFLVFENSYAEVLTGALGFLGFQEGFHVYVGSALGNSGIKRVRRHFLLSEKKDKKERWHVDYLLKSSEFNLEYAVFLNTSEKYECRAAGMLGGDCVIGFGCSDCKCLSHLYFRKSDPLNELKQISADLGLNLQIIDTKTFLKSEC from the coding sequence ATGAAACAAACCGGAATTTATTTTCTTGTTTTTGAAAATTCTTATGCTGAAGTTTTGACAGGAGCGCTTGGGTTTTTAGGTTTTCAGGAAGGCTTTCATGTATATGTTGGTTCTGCTCTTGGAAATTCCGGAATAAAAAGAGTCAGAAGGCATTTTCTTCTTTCAGAAAAAAAGGACAAAAAGGAACGCTGGCATGTAGATTATCTGTTGAAATCTTCTGAATTTAATTTGGAATATGCCGTTTTTTTAAACACTTCTGAAAAATATGAGTGCAGGGCGGCCGGAATGCTTGGTGGTGATTGTGTTATTGGCTTTGGATGTAGTGACTGTAAGTGCCTTTCTCATCTTTATTTTAGAAAAAGTGATCCCTTGAATGAATTAAAACAGATATCTGCTGATTTGGGGCTTAATTTGCAGATAATTGATACAAAAACATTTTTGAAATCTGAGTGTTAA
- the thiC gene encoding phosphomethylpyrimidine synthase ThiC yields MQTLIRECKSGVPENVISAANREKTDGEKLAQAIANGRAVVCGNKRREHTLCAIGENCSVKVNVNIGTSGARCDPALELKKAECALKEGADAIMDLSTGGDLSAIRKEILKLDTTVGTVPVYEAVRRAGNALDVDADLLFNVIRDHCRQGVDFLTLHCGVTLETLKALRDDKRVMGVVSRGGAFHTAMMASSGEENPLYSEFDYLLEILAEDDVTISLGDGMRPGAMVDAVKRAKTVEYLNLGELSKRSLDAGIMRMIEGPGHIPIHQIEYNVKMIKELSGYAPLYLLGPLVTDIVPGYDHVSGAIGGSIAAVSGADFLCMVSPSEHLALPDIDDIREGTRVAKLAAHVGDTVRMKERWFETGEAQMAEARRDLDWERQFSLAIYGEHAKKIHERDGDIETCSMCGDLCAVKIVRDML; encoded by the coding sequence ATGCAGACTCTGATCAGGGAGTGCAAATCAGGCGTTCCTGAGAATGTAATTTCCGCAGCAAACAGAGAAAAAACTGACGGTGAGAAGCTTGCACAGGCAATAGCCAACGGAAGAGCAGTAGTATGCGGCAATAAAAGGCGTGAACACACTCTTTGTGCAATTGGTGAGAACTGTAGCGTTAAAGTAAATGTAAATATCGGAACATCCGGTGCAAGATGTGATCCTGCACTTGAACTGAAAAAGGCAGAATGTGCACTAAAAGAAGGCGCTGACGCAATAATGGATCTCTCAACAGGCGGAGATTTAAGTGCAATCCGAAAAGAGATACTAAAACTTGACACAACAGTCGGCACTGTTCCTGTCTATGAAGCAGTCCGCCGTGCAGGAAATGCTTTGGATGTTGATGCAGATCTCCTTTTCAATGTAATACGCGACCACTGCAGGCAGGGTGTTGATTTCCTGACACTTCACTGCGGCGTCACACTTGAGACATTAAAGGCATTAAGAGACGATAAAAGAGTAATGGGTGTTGTATCAAGGGGAGGTGCGTTTCACACCGCAATGATGGCATCATCAGGTGAAGAAAATCCTCTTTACAGTGAATTTGATTACCTCCTTGAAATTCTCGCAGAGGATGACGTTACAATATCATTAGGTGACGGAATGCGTCCCGGTGCTATGGTTGACGCTGTTAAGCGTGCAAAAACTGTCGAATACTTAAATCTGGGTGAGCTTTCCAAACGAAGTCTTGATGCAGGTATTATGAGAATGATTGAAGGGCCGGGCCACATCCCAATTCATCAGATTGAATATAATGTGAAGATGATTAAGGAGTTAAGCGGTTATGCTCCTCTTTACCTGTTAGGTCCGCTTGTAACTGACATTGTGCCGGGCTACGATCATGTTTCAGGCGCAATCGGAGGCTCAATTGCGGCTGTATCCGGTGCAGACTTTTTGTGCATGGTGTCACCATCAGAACATCTTGCGCTTCCTGACATTGATGACATAAGAGAAGGAACAAGGGTAGCAAAACTTGCGGCGCATGTCGGAGATACAGTCAGAATGAAAGAGCGCTGGTTTGAAACAGGCGAGGCTCAAATGGCAGAAGCCAGAAGAGATCTTGACTGGGAAAGGCAGTTTTCACTTGCGATATACGGAGAACACGCCAAAAAAATTCACGAGCGTGACGGAGATATTGAAACATGCTCCATGTGCGGCGACCTCTGCGCTGTAAAAATCGTCCGCGACATGCTTTGA
- a CDS encoding flavodoxin family protein — translation MKVLGISGSIRKNGNTAILVKKIIEYIDSEGCSEFETEYISLSGLNIKPCIGCEKCKESKWCVQKDDWNAVAEKMIECDVLIIGSPTYFYDVNGHSKNFIDRTYSLYHDRKLAGKNAVVISVCADRGCERTLATLEGFVNTHGFSSLGFVSGRGFKEGDILKDEHAIKKCDAIGERILKLLSNTHRDSIKQD, via the coding sequence ATGAAAGTTCTTGGAATCTCGGGAAGCATAAGAAAAAATGGCAACACCGCAATTCTTGTAAAAAAAATAATTGAATATATTGACTCTGAAGGCTGTTCTGAATTTGAAACTGAATATATCTCACTTTCAGGATTAAACATAAAGCCCTGTATTGGATGTGAAAAATGCAAAGAATCCAAATGGTGTGTTCAAAAAGATGACTGGAATGCTGTTGCGGAAAAGATGATTGAATGTGATGTGCTGATTATTGGATCGCCAACATATTTCTATGATGTAAACGGGCACTCAAAAAATTTCATAGACAGGACATATTCTCTGTACCATGACAGAAAACTGGCGGGAAAGAATGCTGTTGTAATTTCTGTCTGTGCAGACCGGGGATGTGAACGCACTCTTGCAACTCTTGAAGGTTTTGTAAATACTCATGGTTTTTCCTCACTTGGGTTTGTCTCCGGAAGAGGATTCAAAGAAGGAGACATTTTAAAGGATGAGCATGCAATTAAAAAATGTGATGCGATTGGAGAGAGAATTTTAAAATTGCTAAGCAATACCCATAGAGACAGTATAAAACAGGACTAA
- a CDS encoding pyridoxal-phosphate-dependent aminotransferase family protein yields the protein MQDETLLMMPGPVPMPQRVRMAMAKQAINHRGAEFGECFEDINRMLKPVFGTENDILVISGSGSAGMEAAVANFCAKKKVVSLVNGKFGDRLYKISKLYSDEATGLASEWGTPLDLEKLKEELENGAEAVTLVHNETSAAIKNPAEEIGKLCRKHDALFIMDGITSIGGDVVKADKWGADIAIVGSQKCLAAPAGLAAVSVSEKAWENIAEWRPLYLDLLAYKKSAQKSQTPYTPAVPLFFALREALRIVEEEGLENRIARHKNMADAVRAAAKAWGLELFPKLDKYHEYSNTATAICYPEGIEDSKFRGAINRMGIEISGGQDELKGKIFRIGTMGATGAPEVMAVLSAVQKTLKEQGKTPQSCGVMAAAEVLKV from the coding sequence ATGCAGGACGAAACACTTCTAATGATGCCAGGGCCTGTCCCAATGCCCCAGCGTGTCAGAATGGCAATGGCAAAACAGGCAATAAACCACAGAGGAGCAGAGTTTGGCGAATGCTTCGAAGATATAAACAGAATGCTCAAACCTGTTTTTGGAACAGAAAACGACATATTAGTAATCTCAGGTTCAGGCAGTGCCGGAATGGAAGCGGCCGTTGCAAACTTCTGTGCAAAAAAGAAGGTTGTATCACTTGTCAACGGAAAGTTTGGCGACCGTTTATACAAAATAAGCAAACTGTACTCTGATGAGGCAACAGGCCTTGCATCTGAATGGGGAACGCCTCTTGACCTTGAAAAATTAAAAGAAGAGCTTGAAAACGGCGCTGAAGCTGTAACACTTGTCCACAACGAAACGTCTGCGGCTATAAAAAACCCGGCAGAAGAGATAGGAAAACTTTGCAGAAAGCATGATGCACTATTTATTATGGACGGCATCACGTCAATCGGCGGCGATGTTGTTAAGGCTGACAAATGGGGAGCAGACATTGCAATTGTCGGATCACAAAAATGTCTTGCCGCACCGGCAGGATTAGCTGCTGTATCAGTATCCGAGAAAGCCTGGGAGAATATCGCTGAATGGAGACCATTATACCTGGATCTTTTGGCATACAAAAAGAGTGCTCAAAAAAGTCAGACACCCTACACTCCGGCAGTCCCACTTTTCTTCGCATTAAGAGAGGCCTTGAGAATTGTCGAAGAAGAAGGTCTTGAAAACAGAATAGCCCGCCACAAAAACATGGCAGATGCGGTTCGTGCCGCTGCAAAGGCATGGGGACTTGAACTTTTCCCAAAGCTTGACAAATACCATGAATATTCAAACACTGCTACAGCAATCTGCTACCCTGAAGGCATCGAAGACTCAAAATTCCGCGGCGCAATTAATAGGATGGGCATTGAAATCTCCGGCGGACAGGATGAGCTCAAAGGAAAGATTTTCAGAATCGGAACAATGGGTGCAACAGGAGCACCTGAAGTAATGGCGGTTTTGTCTGCTGTTCAAAAGACATTAAAAGAGCAGGGCAAAACCCCTCAGTCATGCGGAGTTATGGCCGCCGCAGAAGTATTGAAGGTCTAA
- a CDS encoding glycosyltransferase, translating into MTNPKLTVAILVYNDVEALKHAIPKSVEILNCLNISYEILITEDASTDGSYEVALDFSKDPHIRVNHSDMRRGKGGAINDALEDSSGEIFCFYDVDLSTDLRSLEELITNIQNGADIAIGSRLAPGSQVNRKGGRNTASIIYNKFVRIILKSKIQDHQCGFKAFNKERLKKIMPYISAKKWTWDTEVLALGQKWGYKIIEIPVVWTQTGKTNLCFHDVLDMGWSVLKFAVKIRSFPDKI; encoded by the coding sequence ATGACTAATCCAAAACTGACTGTTGCAATCCTTGTCTACAATGATGTTGAAGCTTTGAAACATGCAATTCCAAAATCTGTTGAAATACTGAATTGTCTGAATATTTCTTATGAAATTCTTATTACAGAAGATGCAAGTACTGATGGAAGTTATGAAGTAGCTCTGGATTTTTCCAAAGATCCCCATATCCGTGTAAATCACAGTGATATGCGCCGCGGTAAAGGCGGGGCTATAAATGATGCCCTTGAGGATTCATCTGGAGAAATTTTCTGTTTTTATGATGTTGACCTCTCAACAGACTTAAGATCCTTAGAAGAACTTATAACAAATATTCAAAATGGTGCTGACATTGCAATAGGGTCACGTCTGGCCCCAGGAAGTCAAGTTAACCGCAAAGGAGGGAGAAACACTGCCAGTATAATTTATAATAAGTTTGTCCGGATCATTTTGAAAAGTAAAATCCAGGATCATCAGTGTGGATTTAAAGCATTTAACAAAGAGCGCCTGAAAAAAATTATGCCTTATATTTCTGCAAAAAAATGGACATGGGATACAGAAGTATTGGCTCTTGGTCAAAAATGGGGATATAAAATTATTGAAATTCCTGTTGTGTGGACTCAGACAGGGAAAACAAATCTTTGTTTCCATGATGTTTTAGATATGGGCTGGTCTGTCCTGAAATTTGCTGTAAAAATCCGTAGTTTTCCAGATAAAATATAA
- a CDS encoding MBL fold metallo-hydrolase, whose product MSIEWIRGEGYYSNSYFSDGILFDAGMFPMSFEKFKDEIETIVLTHCHFDHIAHVKEAAYMSGAEVCIHEADAKGLNDDSKSLSIQFSARSPGIVPDRILQEGETIGPFEVIHTPGHTPGCICLYNRDTKDLVSGDTVFTDGGFGRFDFPGGSINQLKESIKKLSLLDVEGLYPGHGLPVINNGNLHIKAALRSIEMSYI is encoded by the coding sequence ATGTCTATTGAATGGATAAGGGGAGAAGGCTATTATTCAAACTCCTATTTTTCAGATGGAATTTTGTTTGACGCAGGCATGTTTCCTATGTCTTTTGAAAAATTCAAAGATGAAATAGAGACTATTGTCTTAACTCACTGTCATTTTGATCATATTGCTCATGTAAAAGAAGCCGCTTATATGAGCGGTGCAGAAGTGTGTATTCATGAAGCTGATGCCAAAGGGTTAAATGATGATTCAAAAAGCCTGTCTATCCAGTTTTCTGCAAGAAGTCCGGGGATTGTTCCTGACAGAATTTTACAGGAAGGCGAGACCATTGGCCCGTTTGAGGTGATTCATACCCCGGGACATACTCCCGGATGCATTTGCCTTTATAACAGGGATACAAAAGATTTGGTTTCTGGCGACACTGTGTTTACAGACGGAGGTTTCGGGAGGTTTGATTTTCCGGGAGGTAGTATAAACCAGCTTAAAGAATCAATAAAAAAGCTCTCATTGCTTGACGTTGAAGGCCTTTATCCGGGTCATGGTCTTCCTGTCATAAATAATGGAAATCTGCATATTAAAGCGGCACTTCGTTCAATTGAGATGTCATACATATAA
- a CDS encoding tetratricopeptide repeat protein translates to MIKMAEITIKQYYEGEEGFLIPSEYTISFNSAEKSDLSGLFGKYKALYVDAGENSVDVRVPEDPALIHVVLNEIDEMLSWAKSIDGDFSDSSKDIICSFSEETVEDDKSLEYYPVDDEIRMSFSSDEEKSLESGNFSEEFSDGSIVDESIINESSKESFSESGFSEENLENPDDDPDYDYLSLEQEPIEASEGPVPDLSELDDSLESELSPFGDELSSSDDELASELSPDAEEVVIDEGVITPDFTPDLSELDDSLESELSPFGDELSSSDDELASELSPDAEEVVIDEGVITPDFTPDLSELDDSLESELSPFGDELSSSDDELASELSPDAEEVVIDEGVITPDFTPDLSELDDSLESELSPFGDELSSSDDELALELSPDAEEVVIDEGVITPDFTPDLSELDDSLESELSSFDDELSSEFSDLSEYSELPSEESDLEFSGLTELENSDSMPETEEEFSESYWLEKADELKSENNYEGALEAYQKVLDINPHCIVALLSRASVFADIKKYNEAVADFLKAGGIETLESDYLAKYARSQAALANSNEALIAYEKILSESPDDTKALLEVFSLLKESERFKDAKDTIQKLIELKPSDYTLWYEKALLNETLLNIEEAVTDYDKTLLFNEDFTQAWVRKALLLVKLNRHSDALVCYERLVNQNPENAGLWYSRGLVQRVVGQYDEALHSFEVAIALAPDDIDAKHERARVLAVLERYDEALSDYQDILSSGVDDYIIYCEIGAIQLKSELYEEALKNYDLALTYNPEDIRALAGKARCEKLTKRFDDAKIDYESIVKRDSKNIEALLSLGEIYESTGQYEKALSSYNMALEVEKGLDEGLTGKVRCLINLGRYKESLPLYDLLIVKSPDDAGLIAGKGTVLEKLEHFEEAVVLYQTAVRIDPHNSGNILSLITLLSDMERYSETIGYYEMLIEMIPEDAGLLTSKGMAHYAAGQYEKAVSTFKTVSKLKPDDPESLLNTGLAFIKLGMHKQALSCYMNTIDIDPEYGNVWAKNGIDATYFLERKETSKIPRESFKRFGLPEKAKSSLNNSEIRVKDDYPDDYTDESDMGNVAFDESASNREKILYTINETDKPTSKQLNDPEYLFSKGLVFIKKGYYDAAKKCFEKSFSLDSENAECLFTLGVLYGQTGVYEKALECFEKTLALEPEHEGALKARKKALNSIIA, encoded by the coding sequence ATGATTAAAATGGCAGAGATTACAATAAAACAATATTACGAAGGAGAAGAGGGCTTTCTTATTCCATCCGAGTATACAATATCTTTCAACTCTGCAGAAAAAAGTGATTTGTCCGGCCTTTTTGGAAAATATAAAGCCCTTTATGTTGACGCAGGCGAAAATTCTGTTGATGTAAGGGTTCCTGAAGATCCTGCATTAATTCATGTTGTCCTAAATGAGATCGATGAGATGCTTTCCTGGGCAAAAAGCATTGATGGTGATTTTTCAGATTCGTCCAAAGATATAATATGTTCTTTTTCTGAGGAAACAGTAGAAGATGATAAATCTTTAGAATATTATCCTGTTGATGATGAAATCAGAATGAGTTTCAGCAGTGATGAAGAAAAATCTTTGGAAAGTGGGAACTTTTCAGAAGAATTTTCAGACGGTTCTATTGTAGATGAATCTATTATAAATGAATCTTCAAAGGAATCATTTTCTGAGAGCGGCTTTTCAGAGGAGAATTTAGAAAATCCTGATGATGACCCGGATTATGATTATCTGAGCCTGGAGCAGGAACCAATTGAAGCCTCCGAAGGCCCTGTTCCTGACTTAAGCGAACTTGATGATTCTTTAGAGAGTGAATTATCTCCCTTTGGTGATGAATTATCCTCCAGTGATGATGAATTAGCTTCAGAATTATCACCTGATGCTGAAGAAGTAGTTATTGATGAAGGTGTAATTACTCCGGATTTCACTCCTGACTTAAGTGAGCTTGACGATTCTTTAGAGAGTGAATTATCTCCCTTTGGTGATGAATTATCCTCCAGTGATGATGAATTAGCTTCAGAATTATCACCTGATGCTGAAGAAGTAGTTATTGATGAAGGTGTAATTACTCCGGACTTCACTCCTGACTTAAGTGAGCTTGATGATTCTTTAGAGAGTGAATTATCTCCCTTTGGTGATGAATTATCCTCCAGTGATGATGAATTAGCTTCAGAATTATCACCTGATGCTGAAGAAGTAGTTATTGATGAAGGTGTAATTACTCCTGACTTTACTCCTGACTTAAGTGAGCTTGATGATTCTTTAGAGAGTGAATTATCTCCCTTTGGTGATGAACTATCCTCCAGTGATGATGAATTAGCTTTAGAATTATCACCTGATGCTGAAGAAGTAGTTATTGATGAAGGTGTAATTACTCCTGACTTTACTCCTGACTTAAGTGAGCTTGACGATTCTTTAGAGAGTGAATTATCTTCCTTTGATGATGAATTATCGTCTGAATTCTCAGATTTATCTGAATATTCTGAATTGCCCTCTGAAGAATCAGATTTGGAGTTTTCAGGTTTAACAGAACTTGAGAATTCAGACTCTATGCCGGAGACAGAGGAAGAATTCAGTGAATCATACTGGCTTGAAAAAGCAGATGAATTAAAGTCTGAAAATAATTATGAAGGTGCACTAGAGGCATATCAAAAAGTCCTTGACATAAATCCCCACTGTATCGTGGCTTTATTAAGTCGTGCCTCAGTGTTTGCCGACATAAAAAAATATAATGAAGCTGTTGCTGATTTCTTAAAGGCAGGTGGAATTGAGACTTTGGAGTCTGATTATCTTGCAAAATATGCCCGTTCACAGGCGGCTCTGGCCAATTCAAACGAAGCTCTTATTGCTTATGAAAAGATCCTGTCTGAATCGCCGGATGACACAAAAGCACTCCTGGAAGTGTTTTCTCTTCTTAAAGAATCTGAAAGATTTAAAGATGCAAAGGATACAATTCAAAAGCTGATTGAGCTAAAACCGTCAGATTACACCTTGTGGTATGAAAAAGCTCTTTTGAATGAGACTTTATTAAACATCGAAGAAGCCGTTACAGATTATGATAAAACACTCTTATTCAATGAAGATTTCACACAGGCCTGGGTTAGAAAGGCACTGCTTTTGGTAAAGCTTAACCGTCATTCTGATGCCCTGGTCTGTTATGAAAGGCTCGTCAATCAAAATCCGGAAAATGCAGGACTTTGGTACTCACGGGGCCTTGTCCAGAGAGTTGTTGGTCAATATGATGAAGCTCTTCATTCATTTGAAGTTGCAATTGCACTGGCACCGGATGATATAGACGCAAAGCATGAAAGGGCACGTGTGCTTGCAGTGCTTGAAAGATATGATGAGGCTCTTTCAGATTATCAGGATATTCTCTCATCCGGTGTTGATGACTACATAATTTATTGTGAAATTGGTGCAATTCAGTTAAAATCAGAGCTTTATGAGGAAGCCCTGAAAAATTATGATCTGGCTTTGACATACAATCCTGAAGACATAAGAGCACTGGCAGGAAAAGCCAGATGTGAAAAGCTGACAAAAAGATTTGATGATGCGAAAATTGACTATGAAAGCATTGTAAAAAGGGATTCAAAAAATATCGAGGCTCTGCTTTCATTAGGAGAAATTTATGAATCCACAGGTCAGTATGAAAAAGCCCTGTCTTCATATAATATGGCTTTGGAGGTCGAAAAAGGCCTGGATGAAGGGTTGACCGGAAAAGTACGCTGTCTGATAAATCTTGGCAGGTATAAGGAGTCATTGCCACTATATGATCTGCTAATTGTAAAATCACCAGATGATGCAGGGCTTATTGCAGGAAAAGGCACTGTTTTGGAAAAATTAGAACATTTTGAAGAAGCAGTTGTTTTGTATCAGACTGCAGTCAGGATTGACCCGCATAATTCTGGAAATATCCTCTCTCTTATAACACTCCTGTCTGATATGGAGAGGTATTCTGAGACTATTGGATATTATGAAATGCTGATTGAGATGATACCGGAGGATGCAGGCCTTCTGACATCAAAAGGAATGGCTCATTATGCGGCAGGTCAGTATGAAAAGGCAGTTTCAACCTTTAAAACTGTTTCAAAACTAAAGCCCGATGATCCTGAGAGTCTTTTAAATACAGGCCTTGCATTCATAAAACTCGGGATGCATAAGCAGGCACTGTCCTGTTATATGAATACAATAGATATTGACCCTGAATATGGAAATGTATGGGCTAAAAACGGAATTGATGCAACTTACTTCTTGGAAAGAAAGGAAACTTCCAAAATTCCGCGTGAATCCTTTAAAAGATTCGGTCTGCCTGAAAAGGCTAAGAGCAGTCTGAATAATAGTGAAATAAGGGTGAAAGATGATTACCCGGATGATTACACAGACGAATCTGATATGGGGAATGTTGCATTTGATGAATCAGCATCAAATCGGGAAAAAATTTTATATACTATAAATGAGACTGACAAACCAACGTCCAAACAGTTAAATGATCCTGAATATCTCTTCTCAAAGGGTCTTGTTTTCATAAAGAAGGGATATTATGATGCCGCGAAGAAATGCTTTGAAAAGTCTTTTTCTTTGGATTCTGAAAATGCCGAGTGTTTGTTCACTCTTGGTGTTTTATATGGTCAAACCGGTGTATATGAGAAAGCTCTTGAATGCTTTGAAAAGACTCTTGCGCTTGAACCGGAGCATGAGGGTGCATTAAAGGCAAGAAAGAAAGCATTGAACTCAATTATTGCCTGA
- a CDS encoding DUF2298 domain-containing protein: MESEIITVILWLTFIKFSQMTIYPHLKPAFGNLSYGLSYPAGMLLFTLISWYLGFMNLPFQLLFVPFFFSGVYAIWKKMYNLCEIKSLLKWDIIFFGVFLITLIFRIKFDNLAITQIPEQYMNAAFIGSIMNQPVVTPVDPWFAGESLTIYYYLGHWMMGVLGGLTGGIHTVVFNLTLPTVFGLFAVSAYAIGNLVLKRHQWLPLLIMIIPNAAALWYITQIGKLGVAGVASNIINTANGVNPTPFYKVLIGAPHGMVFSWFNQIFFLCLITIMLLNWKKMEKKGRYILLFFLSLSLGTMPCMHAWDVFVYAPVYLLTCFIVWYTAENHDFSKIFPFILVPVLSILLYIPFLSSMLSGNSAVSGIAISIPTGFIEFLGVYLFIIAIIIIHGFSALKKYPVLMIIPVIFGLLGYSVAGILLFCILLLIGKKNVLPETLFGIIGLGILFVIEFIYINDGIQGVIATQYNTTVKFGVIACIMLLISVIIITGRWLENYFFQIKEKHVFAVLAVIFILFVIFPVNISVGETFGYPNNNSLDGKNWMQKYYHSDYEGISYLLENAKPDDVIVEAPGDDKSYLGRVSVMTGLSTILGRVSHENHWRNGDNQILERQKDIQLIYEDPTKTIEIMNKYNADYLFVGDSELKKYNVSLPSSGISEVFKADSVTIYKPDIQKI, encoded by the coding sequence ATGGAATCTGAAATAATAACTGTAATATTATGGCTGACATTCATTAAATTCAGCCAAATGACAATCTATCCCCATCTTAAACCTGCTTTTGGTAATTTATCATATGGATTGTCTTACCCTGCCGGCATGCTTTTATTTACTCTTATATCTTGGTATCTTGGTTTTATGAATCTGCCTTTTCAGCTGTTGTTTGTTCCGTTTTTCTTTTCAGGAGTTTACGCAATCTGGAAAAAAATGTATAATCTCTGTGAAATAAAGTCCCTTTTAAAATGGGACATAATATTTTTCGGAGTATTTCTGATTACGCTTATTTTCAGAATAAAATTTGACAATCTTGCAATTACCCAGATTCCTGAGCAATATATGAATGCTGCATTCATTGGTAGTATTATGAATCAGCCAGTTGTAACCCCTGTGGACCCATGGTTTGCAGGAGAGTCACTTACAATTTATTATTACCTTGGCCACTGGATGATGGGCGTTTTAGGAGGACTTACAGGTGGAATTCATACAGTTGTTTTTAATCTGACTCTTCCGACAGTATTTGGACTATTTGCAGTTTCAGCATATGCAATAGGAAATCTGGTTTTAAAGCGTCATCAATGGTTACCCCTTCTTATAATGATAATTCCAAATGCCGCGGCTTTATGGTATATAACACAAATAGGAAAACTTGGAGTTGCCGGTGTTGCTTCAAATATCATCAATACTGCTAATGGAGTGAATCCAACTCCTTTTTACAAGGTACTTATAGGTGCTCCTCATGGTATGGTGTTCAGCTGGTTTAATCAAATTTTTTTCCTGTGTCTAATTACAATTATGCTTTTAAACTGGAAAAAAATGGAAAAAAAAGGTCGATATATCCTTCTCTTCTTCTTATCATTATCACTTGGAACAATGCCGTGTATGCATGCATGGGATGTATTTGTTTATGCGCCCGTATACCTGCTTACATGTTTTATCGTATGGTACACTGCTGAAAATCATGATTTTTCAAAAATCTTTCCATTTATTCTAGTGCCGGTTTTATCTATATTACTATATATTCCCTTTCTCAGTTCTATGCTCTCAGGAAACAGTGCAGTAAGCGGAATCGCAATATCAATACCTACGGGATTTATTGAATTTTTGGGAGTGTATCTTTTTATTATAGCAATTATTATAATTCACGGATTTAGTGCTCTCAAAAAATACCCTGTATTAATGATTATTCCAGTAATATTTGGTTTATTGGGATATTCTGTTGCAGGAATACTATTATTTTGCATTTTATTACTGATTGGTAAAAAAAATGTACTTCCGGAAACATTGTTTGGAATTATCGGGCTGGGGATATTATTTGTTATTGAATTTATTTATATAAATGACGGAATTCAGGGTGTAATTGCCACTCAGTATAATACAACTGTAAAATTTGGAGTAATCGCATGTATAATGCTCCTCATATCAGTTATAATTATTACCGGACGATGGCTTGAAAATTATTTTTTCCAGATTAAAGAGAAGCATGTTTTTGCAGTATTAGCAGTTATTTTTATTTTATTTGTAATATTCCCGGTAAATATCAGTGTTGGAGAAACATTTGGCTATCCAAACAATAACAGCCTTGATGGCAAAAACTGGATGCAAAAATATTATCATTCAGATTATGAAGGAATTTCATATTTACTGGAAAATGCAAAACCAGATGATGTTATTGTAGAGGCACCAGGCGATGATAAGTCTTATTTGGGACGTGTATCTGTTATGACCGGCTTGTCAACAATATTAGGGCGGGTTTCTCATGAAAATCACTGGCGTAACGGAGACAATCAAATCCTTGAAAGGCAAAAAGATATTCAATTGATATATGAAGACCCGACAAAAACAATTGAAATCATGAATAAATATAATGCTGATTATTTATTTGTAGGCGATTCTGAACTAAAGAAATATAATGTATCCTTACCATCATCAGGTATTTCCGAAGTTTTTAAAGCTGATTCTGTAACTATTTATAAACCTGATATACAAAAAATATAG
- a CDS encoding 5-(carboxyamino)imidazole ribonucleotide mutase yields MADVAIIAGSASDEHIVEKARAVLKENNVLFDYAVLSAHRNPDELDEYVNSSDAKVFICIAGLSAALPGVVASRTKKPVIGVPVSGTLGGLDALLSIVQMPRGVPVACVGIDNGANAAHLALKILKALETE; encoded by the coding sequence ATGGCAGATGTGGCAATAATTGCAGGTTCGGCATCAGACGAGCATATTGTTGAAAAAGCAAGAGCTGTTTTAAAGGAGAACAATGTTTTGTTCGATTATGCTGTTTTATCAGCGCACAGAAACCCTGACGAGCTTGACGAATATGTAAATTCATCAGATGCAAAGGTTTTCATCTGCATCGCAGGACTATCCGCGGCACTTCCGGGAGTTGTTGCATCAAGAACAAAAAAGCCTGTAATTGGCGTTCCTGTCTCAGGCACACTCGGAGGACTTGATGCACTGTTATCAATAGTCCAGATGCCAAGAGGTGTTCCTGTCGCATGTGTCGGGATTGACAATGGAGCAAATGCGGCGCATCTTGCTTTAAAGATTCTGAAAGCCTTAGAAACAGAATAA